In Candidatus Poribacteria bacterium, one genomic interval encodes:
- a CDS encoding GNAT family N-acetyltransferase, whose translation MEDQLKMGLQDLENLPKLRCPDAYHIRTYQKGDEAHWARIMDVSFVDQGRTAQDTYTNVIDQPNFDPDGFCFVVYKGIPIGTACAWTKGLRGKTIGYIDMLAVLPEHRGYRLGKWLTVFVLDYFKARGVASVMLDTDDFRLPAIKNYLNLGFVPVAAGENHGERWHAIFEKLGLPQIPLM comes from the coding sequence ATGGAAGATCAACTCAAAATGGGTCTACAGGATTTGGAGAATCTGCCGAAGCTCCGGTGTCCTGATGCCTATCACATCCGAACCTATCAGAAAGGGGACGAAGCGCATTGGGCTCGAATTATGGATGTTTCCTTCGTTGACCAAGGTAGAACCGCCCAAGATACGTATACCAATGTTATCGACCAACCCAACTTTGATCCTGATGGCTTCTGTTTTGTTGTCTATAAGGGTATACCTATCGGCACAGCGTGTGCATGGACGAAAGGTCTCCGTGGCAAAACCATCGGCTATATTGACATGCTTGCAGTGCTGCCAGAACACAGAGGATATAGACTCGGAAAGTGGTTAACAGTGTTTGTTTTGGACTATTTTAAAGCACGAGGCGTGGCATCCGTGATGTTAGACACCGACGATTTTCGCCTGCCCGCAATCAAAAATTATCTCAACCTTGGATTTGTGCCTGTTGCTGCGGGTGAAAATCACGGCGAACGGTGGCACGCAATCTTCGAGAAATTGGGGCTTCCTCAGATTCCTCTAATGTAA
- a CDS encoding GNAT family N-acetyltransferase gives MPRQLRMVRPNLKNLPKLELPTGYGMRTYIEGDETHWARIISDSFGGRERTERDTRDQITDRDVFLPDGFYFATYWGLPVGTACAWRQSVDEKEVGYVHMVGVVAEHTGHKLGKWVSLAVLHYFRDNGFISAMLDTDDFRIPAVKTYLNLGFIPVYVEEGQSRRWQDIFEKLELPPMSAQIENVRKMLPDELWTKVSA, from the coding sequence ATGCCACGGCAGCTCAGGATGGTACGCCCCAATTTAAAGAACTTACCGAAACTCGAACTTCCAACCGGCTATGGTATGCGCACTTACATTGAAGGCGATGAGACCCATTGGGCGCGTATCATCAGCGACTCATTTGGCGGTAGGGAACGTACTGAGCGAGATACGCGGGACCAGATTACCGATAGAGATGTGTTTCTTCCCGATGGATTCTACTTCGCAACATATTGGGGCCTTCCCGTTGGGACCGCTTGCGCATGGCGACAATCTGTCGATGAAAAGGAGGTCGGGTACGTCCACATGGTAGGGGTTGTTGCTGAGCATACCGGACATAAACTCGGAAAATGGGTCTCACTCGCTGTACTCCACTATTTTCGGGATAATGGATTCATAAGTGCTATGCTGGATACCGACGATTTTCGTATTCCGGCTGTTAAAACCTATCTCAATTTAGGGTTCATACCCGTTTATGTTGAAGAGGGACAATCCAGACGGTGGCAAGACATCTTTGAAAAATTAGAGCTCCCGCCAATGTCAGCGCAAATCGAAAACGTCCGAAAAATGCTCCCTGACGAACTCTGGACGAAAGTTTCAGCTTAG
- a CDS encoding shikimate kinase yields MKRSFKRKPNIVLVGFMGTGKTSVGRRLASQLRMRYVDTDDIIERDTGRRITNIFEEDGEPAFRDLESEAVCKASKLYNHVISTGGGVVLRETNIEALKQNGIIFCLTATPEEIYRRVRHQTHRPLLQTPDALAKIRSMLEERDPYYAEADYTIKTTRRSFREIIGYIRHIYTKRTRGPKR; encoded by the coding sequence GTGAAAAGATCATTTAAAAGAAAACCCAATATTGTGCTTGTTGGTTTTATGGGCACTGGGAAGACCTCTGTCGGCAGACGGCTGGCTTCGCAGCTTCGGATGCGATATGTCGATACAGACGACATCATTGAGCGGGATACCGGGCGACGCATCACGAACATCTTTGAGGAAGACGGTGAACCGGCTTTTCGAGATCTCGAAAGCGAAGCTGTGTGCAAAGCCTCTAAACTGTACAACCACGTTATCTCTACCGGTGGCGGTGTCGTTTTGAGAGAGACCAACATAGAAGCACTCAAGCAAAATGGGATTATCTTCTGCCTCACAGCGACACCGGAGGAGATATATCGGCGGGTCCGACACCAGACACATCGTCCACTCCTTCAAACGCCTGATGCGCTCGCCAAAATTCGGTCAATGTTGGAAGAAAGAGATCCGTACTATGCAGAAGCCGATTATACAATTAAAACAACAAGACGCTCATTTCGGGAAATCATTGGGTATATAAGACATATCTATACAAAAAGGACGAGGGGACCAAAACGGTGA
- the aroB gene encoding 3-dehydroquinate synthase encodes MKTLRVELGDNSYPIVVGTDLLNRVGELLTPHTKSNKVLIVSDTFVQGCHTPIVQKSLEAAGFDVRTIAVPTGEESKSLAQFSRVQDSLVDHQLDRGSTVIALGGGVIGDLAGFAAAVYMRGIPYVQIPTTLQAQVDASVGGKTAINHPKGKNLIGAFHQPKLVLIDVGTLETLPQRDIRAGLIEVIKMGVIRDEPLFEMVEANLDAILNLESAILSEMIAGACTNKAEIVAKDEKESGLRMVLNYGHTFGHALEAVTHYNRYRHGEAVSIGMNCAAQLAMNLGMFSETNFQRQRTLLERANLPIAFPSDITAEALCEAMYLDKKTLGGKLRLILPTRIGEVVIRDDIDDQDVIEAISQWSRK; translated from the coding sequence GTGAAAACTCTACGCGTGGAGCTTGGAGATAACAGTTATCCGATCGTTGTCGGAACAGATCTCCTCAATCGAGTTGGGGAACTGTTGACCCCCCATACCAAATCCAATAAGGTCCTCATCGTCTCGGATACCTTTGTTCAGGGATGCCATACACCTATCGTTCAGAAAAGCCTCGAAGCTGCTGGGTTCGATGTCCGCACTATTGCGGTTCCGACTGGCGAAGAGAGCAAATCGTTGGCGCAGTTTTCACGGGTCCAAGATAGTTTGGTTGACCATCAACTTGACAGGGGTTCAACGGTCATTGCACTCGGTGGGGGTGTTATCGGGGATTTAGCAGGCTTTGCGGCAGCGGTGTATATGCGGGGTATCCCTTACGTTCAGATTCCGACGACGCTCCAGGCACAGGTTGATGCCAGTGTCGGTGGGAAGACAGCAATTAATCATCCAAAAGGCAAAAACCTGATTGGGGCGTTTCATCAACCGAAATTGGTACTTATTGACGTAGGAACGCTGGAAACTTTGCCGCAACGGGACATTCGAGCAGGACTTATTGAAGTTATCAAGATGGGCGTTATCCGAGATGAACCGCTGTTTGAGATGGTCGAAGCGAACCTTGACGCTATTTTGAATTTGGAGAGTGCGATACTCAGTGAGATGATTGCGGGTGCGTGTACCAATAAGGCAGAAATTGTCGCGAAAGATGAGAAAGAGAGTGGATTGCGGATGGTGCTTAACTATGGGCATACCTTCGGACACGCGCTTGAAGCCGTGACGCACTATAACCGATACCGACACGGTGAAGCGGTTTCTATCGGTATGAACTGCGCAGCGCAATTAGCTATGAATTTGGGGATGTTCTCTGAAACGAATTTTCAACGGCAACGGACACTTTTAGAACGTGCGAATTTGCCGATTGCTTTTCCGTCGGACATCACCGCAGAGGCACTATGTGAGGCGATGTATTTAGACAAAAAGACATTAGGTGGCAAACTCCGCCTTATTTTACCGACGCGTATTGGAGAAGTTGTTATACGAGATGATATTGACGATCAGGACGTTATAGAGGCTATTTCACAATGGAGCAGGAAATAG
- a CDS encoding fibronectin type III domain-containing protein, whose product MKKTIQYLTVYLVLCIAISSAFSQGLAPPANVTAVDTPNDDGSSITVKWDAAPADSGISGYQILRRIPGGGLEEVGELLPAGTTTYADATIEKGTAYAYIVRAISQTEATVESEETAPVSGSGEWFHTGKVPLLVAMLLFSAAIVWNIYDARSGKEIFVRRIPGLEAVDEAIGRATEMGRSILYSLGLGRVEEVPTIASMTILGQVARRTADYETPLRVPCRDPIVMNVVREVVRNAYLDEGRPDVYNEENVFFLTESQFAYAAGVDGIMVREKPAAVFLQGQFFAESLILAETGNSIGAIQIAGTDSEHQLPFFIAACDYTLIGEELYAASAYLSREPMLLGSLRGQDWGKLFIFGIIVLGVVLELAGVNWITTLLQRVG is encoded by the coding sequence ATGAAAAAAACAATTCAATATCTAACTGTCTACTTGGTTTTATGCATAGCGATTAGCAGTGCATTTAGCCAAGGGCTTGCACCACCAGCAAACGTGACGGCGGTGGATACCCCGAACGATGATGGGAGTAGTATCACCGTTAAGTGGGACGCAGCACCGGCGGACAGCGGTATCAGCGGGTACCAAATCCTGCGCCGGATTCCTGGTGGAGGTCTTGAAGAAGTTGGCGAACTGCTACCTGCTGGAACGACAACTTATGCCGATGCCACTATCGAAAAGGGAACTGCTTACGCCTATATTGTGCGTGCAATTAGCCAAACAGAAGCGACGGTGGAATCCGAAGAGACTGCCCCCGTTAGTGGGTCAGGTGAATGGTTTCATACAGGCAAAGTACCGCTTTTGGTTGCTATGCTCCTTTTTTCCGCGGCGATCGTTTGGAATATCTATGATGCGCGAAGCGGAAAAGAGATATTTGTCAGGCGGATTCCTGGATTAGAAGCCGTTGATGAAGCAATTGGTAGAGCGACGGAAATGGGACGTTCGATTCTCTATAGCTTAGGTTTAGGACGCGTAGAGGAAGTGCCGACTATTGCGAGTATGACGATTCTGGGTCAAGTTGCGCGACGCACTGCCGATTATGAAACACCATTGCGTGTCCCGTGTCGAGATCCAATTGTTATGAACGTCGTGCGCGAGGTTGTGCGAAACGCTTATCTTGATGAGGGGCGGCCAGATGTCTATAATGAAGAAAACGTCTTCTTCTTAACTGAGAGCCAATTCGCGTACGCTGCAGGTGTAGACGGCATAATGGTTCGTGAAAAGCCAGCGGCAGTATTTCTACAAGGTCAGTTCTTCGCTGAATCTCTTATCCTCGCCGAAACAGGAAACTCTATTGGCGCCATTCAGATTGCAGGAACAGATTCCGAACACCAACTTCCCTTCTTTATCGCTGCATGTGATTACACCTTAATCGGTGAAGAGTTGTACGCGGCGAGTGCCTACCTGTCAAGAGAACCGATGCTCCTTGGCAGCCTCAGAGGGCAAGACTGGGGAAAACTCTTTATCTTTGGTATTATCGTCCTCGGTGTAGTGCTTGAATTAGCGGGCGTTAATTGGATCACCACACTCCTACAACGGGTGGGTTAG
- a CDS encoding sugar phosphate isomerase/epimerase, producing the protein MKIGYSTWGMPTVPIDTAVSHIAELGYDGLELTIIPRFTTELSTLDAAEQKRIASLLQEHNLALPAIAAHSSLLETDPDRHAQNMWRLKGGVDLAVELAQGDELPAVNTTPGGKPEEWDTQKDFLAERVGALVDYGASRGVTIAMEPHVGAIIDTPAKVLELLKIVNSPYLKVNFDISHFDIIGMPTEETVAALAPVSIHTHVKDQRGTAPDHEFLIPGEGPFDYVHYLKEMQAHGYDGFITAEVSFMVQGRENYDPLAAATLSYETLSRAFTEAGIERG; encoded by the coding sequence ATGAAAATTGGATATAGCACATGGGGGATGCCCACGGTCCCCATAGACACCGCTGTCTCCCACATCGCGGAACTCGGATACGATGGACTTGAACTCACCATCATCCCACGCTTTACCACTGAACTCAGCACGCTTGATGCTGCGGAACAGAAACGGATTGCGTCTCTGCTACAAGAACACAATTTGGCACTCCCTGCAATCGCAGCCCATTCGAGTTTGCTGGAGACAGATCCAGACAGACATGCGCAAAATATGTGGCGACTCAAAGGTGGGGTTGATTTGGCAGTTGAGCTCGCACAAGGCGACGAATTGCCTGCAGTGAATACAACACCCGGCGGAAAGCCTGAAGAATGGGACACGCAAAAAGATTTTCTCGCGGAACGCGTGGGAGCACTCGTCGATTACGGTGCCTCGCGCGGTGTCACCATCGCTATGGAACCACACGTCGGTGCAATCATCGACACGCCTGCGAAGGTGCTTGAACTGCTAAAAATAGTCAACTCACCCTATCTGAAAGTTAACTTTGACATCAGCCATTTTGATATTATCGGTATGCCGACAGAAGAGACGGTAGCGGCATTAGCCCCAGTATCCATACATACGCACGTCAAGGACCAACGAGGGACCGCCCCGGATCATGAGTTCCTGATTCCCGGTGAAGGTCCATTCGACTACGTTCACTATCTCAAAGAGATGCAGGCACACGGTTATGATGGGTTTATTACGGCTGAAGTGAGTTTTATGGTGCAAGGGCGCGAAAATTACGATCCACTCGCCGCTGCGACACTCTCTTATGAGACACTCTCGCGTGCCTTTACGGAAGCAGGGATTGAAAGAGGTTAG
- a CDS encoding sulfatase-like hydrolase/transferase, whose translation MKSPNILLLMTDQQRWDAMGCSGDWLETPNLDRIASEGVRFTNCVTTSPVCIPTRLSLATGLYPHNTGVWNNMNHQMPAETPTWMQAVRDAGYRTSLFGKTHLHPHNGDLREREGLMNAYGLDDVNEIGGPRASANVLSHMTVEWETKGLWDAYRADYRERFSTKPYLVRPSTLGLENYADVYVGQQAKRYLQNYKREEPWCCWVSFGGPHEPWDTPEPYANMYAPEEMPPAIPRQPAGDRPKGDLDRLMGRVNPTFEPGEIGRLRANYAGNVALIDAQIGEILDAIAARGELENTVIVHTSDHGEMNGDHGLIYKSNFLNGAVRIPLLVRTPKASGLQTPPTRAISESPVEWIDIGPTLVELAGGELEHRQFGKSLCPVLADTEATHRDFAISEIQGEIMLLNREWKAALNADGEVYLLFNVQNDPDETDNLAGKPEVADIETALRLQILERLVQTQQGAI comes from the coding sequence ATGAAAAGTCCGAATATTCTTCTGCTTATGACCGATCAGCAGCGATGGGATGCGATGGGGTGTAGTGGCGATTGGCTGGAAACTCCGAACTTAGATCGCATCGCAAGTGAAGGGGTACGGTTCACGAACTGTGTCACAACATCGCCGGTCTGTATTCCGACGCGGCTCAGTCTGGCGACAGGTTTGTATCCACACAATACGGGTGTCTGGAATAATATGAACCATCAGATGCCTGCTGAAACGCCGACCTGGATGCAAGCCGTGCGGGATGCGGGGTATCGGACGAGTCTGTTCGGGAAAACGCATCTCCATCCACACAATGGCGACCTGCGAGAGCGTGAAGGGTTAATGAACGCTTACGGGTTGGACGATGTGAACGAGATCGGCGGACCGCGAGCGAGTGCGAATGTCCTGTCCCACATGACAGTGGAATGGGAAACGAAAGGGTTATGGGATGCCTACCGCGCCGATTACCGAGAACGGTTCAGTACGAAGCCATACCTTGTCCGTCCATCTACTTTGGGACTCGAAAATTACGCAGATGTCTATGTCGGACAGCAGGCGAAGCGGTATTTGCAAAACTATAAGCGTGAAGAGCCTTGGTGCTGCTGGGTGAGTTTTGGTGGGCCGCATGAACCGTGGGATACACCCGAACCATACGCCAATATGTATGCCCCAGAAGAAATGCCGCCAGCAATACCACGCCAACCTGCTGGAGACCGTCCGAAGGGCGACTTGGATCGACTCATGGGGCGGGTGAACCCGACGTTTGAACCCGGGGAAATTGGGCGGCTGCGGGCGAATTATGCAGGCAATGTGGCACTCATAGATGCGCAGATTGGTGAGATCCTTGATGCAATTGCGGCGCGCGGTGAACTTGAAAACACAGTTATCGTCCACACCTCCGACCACGGTGAAATGAACGGCGATCATGGACTCATCTATAAAAGCAACTTCCTCAACGGCGCCGTCAGGATACCGTTACTCGTGCGAACGCCGAAGGCATCGGGGTTACAAACCCCTCCTACAAGAGCCATTTCTGAGAGTCCAGTGGAATGGATTGATATAGGTCCGACACTCGTCGAACTGGCAGGCGGCGAACTGGAACACCGTCAATTCGGGAAGTCTTTGTGTCCGGTATTAGCAGACACCGAAGCAACACACCGAGACTTCGCAATCTCTGAGATCCAAGGCGAGATTATGTTGTTGAATCGGGAGTGGAAGGCTGCTCTCAATGCGGATGGCGAAGTCTATCTTCTGTTCAATGTGCAAAACGATCCGGACGAAACAGATAACCTCGCTGGTAAACCTGAAGTAGCGGATATTGAAACGGCATTGCGCCTGCAAATTTTAGAAAGGCTTGTACAGACGCAGCAGGGTGCGATTTGA
- a CDS encoding SDR family NAD(P)-dependent oxidoreductase — protein MTKQNRNVLITGGTGILGSAVTKAYLAQGDNIAVTYLFENEVERFKEFNPELSEDVTFLYANVTEEAEVQKTIEAFVSQLGSLDVLVNIVGGFVGGIPTAELEEEKWDFMMNLNLKSVFLCCKAAIPDMVAQGYGKIVNVSARAGLKGEAGLSAYCVSKGGVRTLTESLAAEVMDAGVNVNAIMPSIMDTPMNREAMPDEEHDRWVAPADVAKVICFLTSDDAAVINGAAIPVYGRA, from the coding sequence ATGACAAAACAGAACCGAAACGTCCTCATTACCGGCGGCACCGGTATATTAGGCAGTGCTGTCACTAAAGCCTATCTCGCTCAAGGCGACAACATTGCTGTTACGTACCTCTTTGAGAACGAAGTTGAGCGTTTCAAAGAGTTCAACCCTGAGCTCAGCGAAGACGTTACGTTCCTATACGCAAACGTTACGGAAGAAGCCGAAGTTCAGAAAACCATTGAGGCATTCGTATCCCAATTGGGTTCGCTGGATGTCTTGGTAAATATCGTGGGTGGGTTTGTCGGCGGTATCCCGACAGCCGAACTTGAAGAGGAGAAATGGGATTTCATGATGAATCTCAATCTCAAATCCGTTTTCCTCTGTTGTAAAGCAGCGATTCCAGACATGGTTGCCCAAGGATATGGAAAGATCGTTAACGTCTCTGCACGCGCCGGGTTAAAAGGCGAAGCCGGTTTAAGTGCCTATTGTGTCTCCAAAGGCGGTGTCCGCACCTTGACGGAATCACTGGCTGCCGAAGTAATGGATGCAGGAGTCAACGTCAACGCCATTATGCCGAGTATCATGGACACACCGATGAATCGGGAGGCTATGCCGGACGAAGAACACGACCGATGGGTGGCTCCTGCCGATGTTGCTAAAGTTATATGTTTCCTCACTTCTGACGATGCAGCGGTTATCAATGGTGCTGCTATCCCTGTTTATGGGAGGGCGTAA
- a CDS encoding dipeptide epimerase, with protein sequence MQRVISQITDLQLQHPFKIARRATDAYRQVISVEIDGGIGETAPARFYGETVQTARVALEIIGPELPDDLDAIHDVMATVEATLGGNYAAKSAIDMALHDRLAKKLGVPLYQLWGLNPHKTPHTSFTIGLDEPKIMAEKAKQAEMYPILKVKLGTPRDIEIIHALRDVTDKPIYVDANTAWTPKEAVRKIRELARYGVELIEQPTQPNDLAGLKFVRQHSELPIIADESVKRASDIPMLAECVDGINIKLVKCGGLLEAHRMIQVARTHGLRIMMGCMIESSLGITAAAHLTPLVDYADLDGNLLIVNDPYTGGTLDKGKLILPERPGIGAIYRGI encoded by the coding sequence ATGCAGCGTGTTATCTCTCAAATCACAGATTTGCAGCTCCAACATCCATTCAAGATTGCTCGCCGTGCGACAGACGCATACCGACAGGTCATTTCTGTAGAAATTGATGGCGGCATTGGTGAAACGGCACCGGCGCGGTTTTACGGTGAAACTGTTCAGACGGCTCGTGTAGCGTTGGAGATTATCGGACCAGAACTCCCCGACGATCTTGATGCGATTCATGATGTAATGGCGACTGTTGAGGCGACACTCGGCGGTAATTATGCGGCAAAATCTGCTATTGATATGGCACTCCACGATCGACTCGCTAAAAAACTCGGGGTCCCGCTCTATCAGCTCTGGGGTCTCAATCCACATAAAACGCCCCACACATCGTTTACAATCGGACTTGATGAACCGAAAATAATGGCGGAGAAAGCGAAACAGGCTGAAATGTATCCGATCCTGAAAGTCAAGCTCGGCACACCTCGCGATATTGAGATAATTCACGCACTCCGTGACGTAACGGACAAACCCATCTATGTTGACGCAAATACAGCATGGACACCGAAAGAGGCGGTTCGCAAAATTCGCGAACTTGCGCGATACGGTGTGGAATTGATTGAGCAACCGACCCAACCGAATGATTTGGCTGGACTCAAGTTTGTCCGCCAGCACTCCGAGTTACCAATTATCGCCGATGAAAGCGTCAAACGTGCAAGTGATATTCCGATGCTTGCTGAATGTGTTGACGGCATCAACATCAAACTTGTCAAATGTGGTGGATTGCTTGAGGCACACCGAATGATACAGGTTGCCCGCACACACGGCTTGCGTATCATGATGGGTTGTATGATAGAGAGTTCGCTCGGCATCACTGCCGCTGCGCACCTAACGCCACTTGTAGATTATGCTGATCTGGATGGCAATCTGCTTATTGTGAACGATCCGTATACGGGTGGAACGCTTGATAAAGGTAAACTTATATTGCCAGAACGCCCCGGCATTGGGGCCATCTACAGAGGCATTTAG
- a CDS encoding N-acetylmuramoyl-L-alanine amidase: MIRLFYKVFLISAIFLLFVGCSRRQEIAEPQLPSYTEFPPHARHLKGFKICLDPGHGGQSHVPDYKRGPTGLREAEVNLRIAFHLREILQKAGVIVIMTRVDDSYVSLPMRSQIANESGADFFISLHHNGIDNPTVNYTSTWYHGDADDSRHSLDLARYIQLGVSDALQLPTSPASGLYSDKLIAASGFGVLRRTKCPAVLCEASFLSNPEEEARLRDDNYLRKEAYGYFRGIARYVEGGFPKGVLVNPQRASVVETKTPRLHIRVKDGLHERGAWMLKRQQVFTDTIRVKIDNVLVPHHYDRGTDLITVAIEEPLSNGVHFVQTELVNYYGNHSLPVPQWFKVAPPAAQIQLSAWTETLPADGKSYVGISATARDTDGMPIADDEPIAARTSNGVLAETRQFSKHGAAQFYLHAPDVPGTATVEISYREMHLPLTIHFGDTDNAIVQGQVSDADSGDPLQGVQLQTDSGLTASTDTEGHFFIMTDPASEASGETETVLHISKKGYYPEEHKIRVEPNQATVIKSELYPIADGVFAATVIVLDSKSEAPATKQLIETLQPMLELAGAKVYNIHTPGVEMSLKKRIEMVNAIEGNGYYLQVNHKQWREGQPVLVAAHYRGNQGTETFLKRILEQFNGTPFKTPPVTVQDRTTPEIQQTNKMAMTLEIRSLNHPDASIVQEAYAIFFGAWAFLKTDTEIDVEKQKRFIAYLEQMREK, translated from the coding sequence ATGATACGTCTCTTTTATAAAGTTTTCCTGATCTCTGCCATTTTTCTCCTATTCGTCGGTTGTTCCCGCCGCCAAGAAATTGCCGAACCGCAGCTACCTTCTTACACCGAGTTCCCGCCGCATGCCCGACATCTCAAAGGGTTCAAGATTTGTCTGGATCCGGGACACGGCGGACAGAGCCATGTCCCAGATTACAAGCGGGGTCCGACAGGACTCCGTGAGGCTGAAGTTAATCTACGCATAGCGTTCCACTTACGTGAGATATTGCAAAAAGCCGGGGTCATCGTCATCATGACACGGGTCGACGATTCTTATGTAAGCCTACCGATGCGGAGTCAGATTGCGAACGAAAGCGGTGCGGATTTCTTCATCTCGCTGCACCACAACGGTATTGATAATCCCACGGTTAATTATACCTCTACTTGGTATCACGGCGATGCAGATGACTCGCGCCACAGTCTTGATCTCGCTCGCTACATTCAACTGGGCGTTTCGGACGCGCTCCAGTTACCTACCTCTCCAGCATCGGGACTTTATTCGGACAAATTAATAGCCGCTTCAGGCTTCGGGGTCTTACGGCGAACCAAATGTCCAGCTGTCTTATGCGAGGCATCCTTTCTCTCGAACCCTGAGGAAGAAGCGCGACTGCGGGATGACAACTATCTCAGGAAAGAGGCATACGGTTACTTTCGGGGTATTGCCCGTTATGTTGAGGGCGGATTTCCGAAAGGTGTTTTGGTAAACCCACAGCGCGCATCTGTCGTTGAAACAAAAACCCCACGCCTCCACATTCGGGTTAAGGATGGTCTGCATGAACGAGGTGCGTGGATGTTGAAGCGTCAGCAGGTTTTTACGGACACTATCCGCGTCAAAATTGATAACGTGCTTGTTCCACATCACTACGACCGCGGGACGGATTTGATTACGGTTGCTATTGAAGAACCTCTTTCAAACGGTGTCCATTTCGTCCAGACTGAGTTGGTGAATTACTATGGAAATCACAGTTTGCCTGTGCCGCAGTGGTTTAAAGTGGCACCCCCGGCAGCTCAGATACAACTGAGCGCGTGGACAGAGACGCTCCCTGCTGATGGAAAAAGTTACGTCGGCATCTCCGCAACCGCACGCGATACTGATGGGATGCCGATTGCCGACGATGAACCCATAGCGGCGCGAACGTCAAATGGGGTTTTGGCAGAGACCCGTCAATTCTCAAAGCATGGCGCAGCGCAATTTTATCTCCACGCACCTGATGTGCCGGGTACAGCGACGGTAGAAATCTCCTACAGAGAGATGCATCTGCCACTGACGATTCACTTTGGGGACACCGATAACGCAATTGTGCAAGGACAGGTCTCTGATGCTGACTCGGGTGACCCACTTCAAGGCGTGCAATTGCAAACTGATTCTGGGTTAACTGCGTCTACAGATACTGAAGGACACTTTTTCATTATGACCGATCCGGCATCAGAAGCCTCCGGTGAGACCGAAACAGTGCTTCACATCTCTAAGAAAGGATACTATCCGGAGGAACACAAAATTCGAGTTGAACCGAATCAGGCAACGGTTATCAAATCTGAACTCTATCCTATTGCAGATGGCGTATTTGCTGCAACAGTTATCGTTCTTGATTCAAAAAGCGAGGCACCTGCCACCAAGCAACTCATTGAGACCCTGCAGCCGATGTTAGAACTTGCCGGGGCAAAGGTTTATAATATTCATACGCCTGGGGTAGAAATGTCCTTGAAGAAACGGATAGAGATGGTGAATGCTATTGAGGGAAACGGATATTACTTGCAGGTTAATCACAAACAGTGGCGTGAAGGACAACCCGTTCTGGTCGCAGCACACTATCGAGGCAATCAAGGGACAGAGACCTTTTTGAAGCGAATACTTGAACAGTTCAACGGAACGCCTTTTAAGACTCCTCCTGTCACCGTTCAAGATAGGACAACGCCTGAAATCCAGCAGACGAACAAGATGGCGATGACCCTTGAAATCAGATCTCTAAATCACCCAGATGCCTCTATCGTGCAGGAAGCATACGCTATCTTCTTTGGCGCGTGGGCTTTTCTAAAAACAGATACGGAAATTGACGTGGAAAAACAGAAGCGTTTTATCGCATATTTAGAACAAATGCGGGAAAAGTAA